A single region of the Changchengzhania lutea genome encodes:
- a CDS encoding C40 family peptidase: MKQILWLLLVLFSFIACKSSKKARTSKTNTSEVISTKRHTKNNTAENRDNDHTHFSTSDHIVNYARQFEGVRYKWGGTTTSGMDCSGLIFESFKAYDIFLPRISRDMAKNGSEIPLRKLKKGDLLFFKTSKKNRRSAINHVGLVTSVDNGNIEFIHATTRRGVILSSFTDPYWNAAFVEARRVL, from the coding sequence ATGAAACAGATACTTTGGCTACTTCTGGTGCTTTTCAGTTTTATTGCTTGCAAATCTTCTAAAAAAGCAAGGACTAGCAAAACGAATACGTCTGAAGTCATTTCAACTAAAAGACATACAAAAAATAATACAGCTGAAAATCGGGATAATGACCATACCCATTTCTCCACTTCAGATCATATTGTCAATTATGCCAGACAGTTTGAGGGTGTGCGCTACAAATGGGGAGGCACTACAACATCTGGAATGGATTGCTCTGGATTAATTTTTGAATCGTTTAAAGCCTATGATATTTTTCTACCCAGAATATCGCGGGATATGGCGAAAAATGGTTCTGAAATTCCTTTGAGAAAGCTTAAAAAAGGAGATCTTCTCTTTTTTAAAACGAGCAAAAAAAATAGGCGCAGTGCTATTAATCATGTGGGATTAGTAACGTCGGTTGACAATGGAAATATTGAATTTATTCACGCTACAACGCGACGGGGCGTCATCTTATCTTCATTCACAGATCCGTATTGGAATGCCGCTTTTGTAGAAGCACGTCGGGTTTTATAA
- the lpxB gene encoding lipid-A-disaccharide synthase encodes MKYYIIAGEASGDLHGSNLMKALQKQDSNADIRFWGGDLMQAVGGTLVKHYKERAFMGFAEVVMNLSKIFKDISFCKTDIANFNPDVIVFIDNSGFNLRIAKWAKQEKFRTHYYISPQVWASRAGRVKAIKQDIDAMYVILPFVKDFYKKHDYDVHFVGHPLIDGISTRKQIGEFKFREKYKLSDKPIIALLPGSRKQEIKKMLSVMLSLVDDFKDYQFVIAGAPSQDYSFYKPFIKSSNVHFISNKTYDLLSVSTAALVTSGTATLETALFKVPQVVCYKGSSISYHIAKRIITLKYISLVNLVMDKEVVTELIQNDFNKKRLKKELTKILDPSKRRQLFLDYFDLEKALGGKGASEKTAKLIYESIKA; translated from the coding sequence ATGAAGTACTATATTATAGCTGGTGAAGCATCTGGTGATTTACATGGCTCTAATTTAATGAAGGCCTTGCAAAAACAAGACAGTAATGCCGACATTAGATTTTGGGGTGGTGACCTGATGCAAGCTGTTGGCGGCACTTTGGTAAAGCATTATAAAGAACGTGCTTTTATGGGTTTTGCTGAAGTTGTAATGAATTTATCTAAAATTTTCAAAGATATTTCATTCTGTAAAACAGATATTGCCAATTTTAATCCAGACGTGATTGTATTTATAGATAATTCAGGATTTAACCTACGCATTGCCAAATGGGCAAAGCAAGAAAAATTCAGGACACATTACTATATCTCCCCACAAGTTTGGGCATCGAGAGCGGGCAGGGTAAAAGCTATAAAACAGGATATTGATGCCATGTATGTTATACTTCCCTTTGTAAAAGACTTTTATAAAAAACATGATTATGATGTGCATTTCGTTGGGCATCCACTTATTGATGGCATTTCAACTAGAAAACAAATTGGTGAATTTAAATTTAGGGAAAAATATAAATTAAGCGATAAACCCATCATTGCCTTATTACCGGGAAGCCGGAAGCAGGAAATCAAAAAAATGTTGTCTGTGATGCTGAGTTTGGTAGATGACTTTAAAGACTATCAGTTCGTAATCGCAGGTGCCCCTAGTCAAGATTATAGTTTTTATAAGCCTTTTATCAAATCGTCCAATGTACATTTTATTTCTAATAAAACTTATGATTTGCTGAGTGTTTCAACCGCTGCCTTAGTAACCTCTGGCACAGCTACTTTGGAAACAGCGCTTTTTAAAGTACCTCAGGTGGTTTGCTATAAGGGGAGTTCTATTTCCTATCATATTGCAAAACGCATTATCACCTTAAAGTATATATCCTTAGTGAATTTGGTTATGGATAAAGAAGTGGTCACCGAACTGATTCAGAATGACTTTAATAAAAAACGTCTTAAAAAGGAGCTCACTAAAATTCTTGACCCTTCTAAACGCAGACAATTATTTTTAGATTATTTCGATTTGGAAAAAGCCTTAGGCGGAAAAGGTGCTAGCGAAAAAACGGCGAAACTTATTTATGAATCTATTAAAGCATAA
- the surE gene encoding 5'/3'-nucleotidase SurE: MTKKPLILVTNDDGINAPGIRTLVDIMTTIGDVIVVAPDSPQSGMGHAITLDSLLYAEEIKNTGGPQKEYSCSGTPADCVKLAVRELLDRRPDLCVSGINHGSNSSINVIYSGTMSAALEAGIEGIPAIGFSLLDYTWNANFGASKAFVKTITEKVIKEGLPKGVVLNVNIPNVSEKDIKGIKVCRQARANWVESFDKRKNPQGREYYWLSGEFVNLDGGEDTDEWALEHNYVSVVPVQFDLTAHHFIQNLNSWNLND, from the coding sequence ATGACGAAAAAACCATTAATATTAGTGACTAATGATGATGGCATTAATGCACCGGGTATTAGAACATTAGTGGATATCATGACCACTATTGGCGATGTTATTGTTGTAGCGCCAGATAGTCCACAAAGCGGTATGGGGCATGCCATTACCTTGGATTCATTGCTTTACGCTGAAGAAATAAAAAACACAGGTGGCCCACAAAAGGAATACAGCTGTTCTGGCACGCCAGCAGACTGTGTCAAATTGGCTGTTAGGGAACTCTTAGATAGACGACCAGACCTGTGTGTCTCTGGCATCAATCATGGGTCTAATTCCTCTATCAATGTGATTTATTCCGGCACCATGAGTGCCGCTCTAGAAGCTGGTATTGAGGGTATTCCCGCTATCGGTTTTTCGCTATTGGATTACACGTGGAATGCCAACTTTGGAGCTTCAAAAGCGTTCGTAAAAACCATTACAGAAAAGGTAATAAAAGAAGGGTTACCAAAAGGCGTTGTACTAAATGTGAATATCCCTAATGTTTCAGAAAAAGACATAAAAGGCATTAAAGTGTGTAGACAGGCAAGAGCCAATTGGGTGGAATCGTTTGATAAGCGCAAAAATCCGCAAGGCAGGGAATATTACTGGCTGTCTGGGGAATTTGTTAATTTAGATGGCGGTGAAGATACTGATGAATGGGCTTTAGAACATAACTACGTATCTGTGGTGCCCGTACAATTTGATTTGACGGCGCACCATTTTATTCAAAACTTAAACTCATGGAATTTAAATGATTAA
- a CDS encoding carboxy terminal-processing peptidase yields the protein MRGNYKILLLMLLLAFASCSFTTKTFSNPDRDKLLVQVITYVLQQGHFDPIAMNDEFSEELFSDYIETLDPVKRYFHQSDITYFENFKLALDDQLKAADITFFNITNERMMKRIEEAKVIYKEVLSQPFDYSIDEDFDTDYDHSDFVNSKKEMKERWRKQLKFSTLSNYDDIMTQEKQTKENDPAYVMKTETQIEKEARESTLKSIDVYFNDNIDDLEREDWFAVYVNTIVEEFDPHTYYLAPQGKEVFDQRMSGKLEGIGARLQKRMDYIKIVELISGGPAWRSNQLEVEDVILKVKQENEEYPVDIVGMRINDAIKYIKGPKGTNVTLTIKKVDGSIKDVTITRDIVELMETYAKSSVVEKNNQKFGVINLPAFYVDFEDYKNVNAAQDVKKEIERLKADGMEGLVLDLRNNGGGSLPAVVDMAGLFIKDGPVVQVRSTGEAKEVLKDRDKSISWDGPLVILVNEISASASEIMAAAMQDYKRAIIIGSKQTYGKGTVQNVINLNNWLRGNTIGDLGALALTTQKYYRINGGSVQLEGVKSDVQVPGRFSYIDVGEKDKENPLPWDEIDAANFTPWENYYDYDTTIKKSEKRMSNNAQLNLIEENAKWVKSKIDETVFSLNYNEYKAQLEKNEEESKRFDPISEYKTNLTFESHSYERGLFESDTTDLKEKRIRWHKNLSQDIYIEEALNVLEDLKTTYPIKKVASAVKN from the coding sequence ATGAGAGGCAATTATAAAATATTATTGCTAATGCTGTTATTAGCATTCGCATCATGCAGCTTTACAACAAAGACATTTAGTAATCCAGATCGAGATAAATTATTAGTTCAAGTCATCACTTATGTTTTGCAACAAGGGCATTTTGATCCTATTGCTATGAACGATGAATTTTCAGAGGAATTGTTTTCAGATTATATTGAAACATTAGATCCCGTGAAACGCTATTTTCATCAATCGGATATCACCTATTTTGAAAACTTTAAACTGGCCTTAGATGATCAACTAAAAGCAGCAGATATTACGTTTTTCAATATCACTAACGAGCGCATGATGAAGCGTATAGAAGAAGCCAAAGTCATCTATAAAGAAGTGTTGTCTCAACCCTTTGACTATAGCATTGATGAGGATTTTGATACCGACTATGACCATAGTGATTTTGTGAATAGCAAAAAGGAGATGAAAGAGCGCTGGAGAAAACAACTTAAATTCTCTACACTTTCAAATTACGATGACATTATGACGCAAGAAAAGCAAACTAAAGAAAATGATCCTGCTTACGTCATGAAAACGGAAACTCAAATTGAAAAAGAAGCCAGGGAATCTACATTAAAGTCTATTGACGTTTATTTCAATGACAACATTGATGATTTGGAGCGTGAGGATTGGTTTGCAGTGTATGTAAATACCATTGTAGAGGAATTCGATCCGCACACCTATTATTTAGCACCTCAAGGTAAGGAAGTATTCGATCAACGCATGTCGGGTAAACTTGAAGGTATAGGTGCACGCTTGCAAAAGCGTATGGACTATATTAAAATAGTAGAACTCATTTCTGGCGGCCCCGCTTGGAGAAGTAACCAATTGGAAGTTGAGGATGTTATTTTAAAAGTAAAACAAGAGAATGAGGAATACCCAGTAGACATTGTGGGAATGCGTATTAATGACGCTATAAAATATATTAAAGGTCCTAAAGGCACTAATGTTACGCTTACCATTAAGAAGGTAGATGGTTCTATCAAGGATGTTACCATTACGCGCGATATTGTTGAGCTTATGGAAACCTATGCAAAGTCATCCGTAGTTGAAAAAAATAATCAGAAGTTTGGGGTTATTAATTTACCGGCTTTCTATGTGGATTTTGAAGATTATAAAAACGTAAACGCCGCGCAAGACGTTAAAAAGGAAATTGAGCGATTAAAAGCTGATGGCATGGAAGGTTTGGTGCTCGATTTACGAAATAATGGCGGTGGCTCACTGCCAGCAGTGGTAGATATGGCAGGCTTGTTTATAAAAGATGGTCCCGTAGTGCAAGTGCGATCTACAGGTGAAGCCAAAGAGGTTTTAAAAGACAGGGATAAATCTATTTCATGGGACGGTCCTTTAGTAATTTTGGTCAATGAAATTTCAGCATCTGCATCAGAAATCATGGCTGCAGCTATGCAAGATTATAAGCGAGCGATCATTATTGGAAGTAAACAAACCTATGGTAAGGGTACGGTTCAAAATGTAATTAACCTTAATAATTGGCTCCGTGGCAATACAATTGGTGATTTAGGCGCTTTAGCATTAACCACTCAAAAATATTATAGAATTAACGGTGGCTCGGTTCAGTTGGAAGGCGTTAAAAGTGATGTTCAGGTTCCAGGTCGTTTTAGTTATATCGACGTAGGGGAAAAGGACAAAGAAAATCCATTGCCTTGGGACGAAATTGATGCCGCCAATTTTACACCGTGGGAGAATTATTACGATTACGATACCACCATTAAGAAAAGTGAAAAGCGTATGAGTAACAATGCCCAGTTAAACCTGATTGAGGAAAATGCAAAATGGGTAAAAAGTAAAATAGACGAAACAGTATTTTCTTTAAACTATAATGAATATAAGGCTCAATTAGAGAAAAATGAAGAAGAGTCAAAACGATTTGATCCTATTTCAGAGTATAAAACCAACTTAACATTCGAGTCTCATTCGTATGAAAGAGGTCTGTTTGAAAGTGATACTACCGATTTAAAAGAGAAACGCATCAGATGGCACAAGAATTTAAGTCAGGACATTTATATCGAGGAGGCGCTTAATGTGCTAGAAGATTTAAAAACAACATATCC